A single region of the Anopheles funestus chromosome X, idAnoFuneDA-416_04, whole genome shotgun sequence genome encodes:
- the LOC125775150 gene encoding uncharacterized protein LOC125775150 isoform X2 — MSSKINPKQDGKPNKKRNKQYCISNECDFPARATGRYSQMLQEVAEETNPMSQEQMLSLISCVERSRCLWDRSDADYKNINRHQDAWEAIGAEMELPYSALKDKWSSLKGSFRHYKTLYDESLVTGSGSAEIYRPKWFAYRAMEFLNSITDGGIRIDTMSNQIQSPTATSPTRNSTPEPVSIADGPESFNLSASAPAPCPSATDQTSQPILTHSQTRNASAASKRRWHEANLRYNEEVMTALANVAQATLELRSAGSENRLAPLYAGMRDWSPVRQEAMVVKVQSLIAQENVARFVERNGYDPRN, encoded by the exons atgtcatcAAAGATTAATCCGAAGCAAGATGGTAaaccgaataaaaaaagg AACAAACAATATTGCATCAGCAACGAATGCGATTTTCCTGCCCGTGCTACTGGCCGATATTCTCAAATGCTACAAGAAGTCGCAGAAGAG ACCAATCCGATGTCTCAGGAGCAAATGCTGTCACTCATAAGCTGTGTAGAGAGATCAAGATGCCTGTGGGACCGGAGTGACGCCGattataaaaacataaataggCATCAGGATGCATGGGAGGCCATCGGAGCTGAAATGGAACTTCCCTACTCCGCGTTGAAGGACAAGTGGAGCTCATTAAAAGGGTCCTTCAGGCATTACAAAACTCTCTACGACGAAAGCTTAGTGACCGGTTCTG GCTCCGCCGAAATATATAGGCCCAAATGGTTTGCTTATAGAGCAATGGAGTTTTTAAATTCTATCACGGACGGAGGCATCAGAATTGACACA ATGTCTAACCAAATACAATCACCTACCGCTACAAGCCCCACCAGAAATTCTACGCCGGAACCAGTATCCATCGCTGACGGGCCTGAAAGCTTCAACTTGTCTGCTTCTGCACCCGCACCTTGTCCCTCAGCAACCGATCAAACCAGCCAGCCGATTTTAACTCATTCTCAGACCAGAAATGCGTCCGCGGCCTCTAAGCGTCGTTGGCACGAAGCCAACTTGCGTTACAATGAGGAAGTAATGACGGCTCTTGCAAACGTCGCACAGGCTACGCTTGAGTTAAGATCGGCTGGTAGTGAAAATCGCTTGGCACCGTTATACGCTGGTATGCGGGACTGGTCACCGGTACGACAGGAGGCAATGGTAGTCAAAGTTCAAAGCCTGATTGCGCAGGAGAATGTTGCGCGGTTTGTAGAAAGAAATGGATACGACCCGCGCAATTAG
- the LOC125775150 gene encoding uncharacterized protein LOC125775150 isoform X1 encodes MSSKINPKQDGKPNKKRNKQYCISNECDFPARATGRYSQMLQEVAEETNPMSQEQMLSLISCVERSRCLWDRSDADYKNINRHQDAWEAIGAEMELPYSALKDKWSSLKGSFRHYKTLYDESLVTGSGKVSRKGSSLMVTLFIYTFYIVILFRIFLGSAEIYRPKWFAYRAMEFLNSITDGGIRIDTMSNQIQSPTATSPTRNSTPEPVSIADGPESFNLSASAPAPCPSATDQTSQPILTHSQTRNASAASKRRWHEANLRYNEEVMTALANVAQATLELRSAGSENRLAPLYAGMRDWSPVRQEAMVVKVQSLIAQENVARFVERNGYDPRN; translated from the exons atgtcatcAAAGATTAATCCGAAGCAAGATGGTAaaccgaataaaaaaagg AACAAACAATATTGCATCAGCAACGAATGCGATTTTCCTGCCCGTGCTACTGGCCGATATTCTCAAATGCTACAAGAAGTCGCAGAAGAG ACCAATCCGATGTCTCAGGAGCAAATGCTGTCACTCATAAGCTGTGTAGAGAGATCAAGATGCCTGTGGGACCGGAGTGACGCCGattataaaaacataaataggCATCAGGATGCATGGGAGGCCATCGGAGCTGAAATGGAACTTCCCTACTCCGCGTTGAAGGACAAGTGGAGCTCATTAAAAGGGTCCTTCAGGCATTACAAAACTCTCTACGACGAAAGCTTAGTGACCGGTTCTGGTAAAGTATCACGCAAGGGTTCATCGTTAATGGTAACTCTgtttatttatacattttatatCGTAATTCTTTTTCGTATATTTTTAGGCTCCGCCGAAATATATAGGCCCAAATGGTTTGCTTATAGAGCAATGGAGTTTTTAAATTCTATCACGGACGGAGGCATCAGAATTGACACA ATGTCTAACCAAATACAATCACCTACCGCTACAAGCCCCACCAGAAATTCTACGCCGGAACCAGTATCCATCGCTGACGGGCCTGAAAGCTTCAACTTGTCTGCTTCTGCACCCGCACCTTGTCCCTCAGCAACCGATCAAACCAGCCAGCCGATTTTAACTCATTCTCAGACCAGAAATGCGTCCGCGGCCTCTAAGCGTCGTTGGCACGAAGCCAACTTGCGTTACAATGAGGAAGTAATGACGGCTCTTGCAAACGTCGCACAGGCTACGCTTGAGTTAAGATCGGCTGGTAGTGAAAATCGCTTGGCACCGTTATACGCTGGTATGCGGGACTGGTCACCGGTACGACAGGAGGCAATGGTAGTCAAAGTTCAAAGCCTGATTGCGCAGGAGAATGTTGCGCGGTTTGTAGAAAGAAATGGATACGACCCGCGCAATTAG
- the LOC125775207 gene encoding putative nuclease HARBI1, with protein MFLCKYVKLPSTREDWLKVSDEFSSKWKFPHAIGAIDGKHVPIKAPANSGSDYFNYKQFFSVVLLAIVDANCNFMYADVGCKGRISDSGILRTSRLFGLLERNELNIPEAEVLRDSSSLRIPYMFLGDKAFAFTNYCIRPFGGTTASGSVERVFNDRHSKARRTVEMAFGILSARFRVLRKPMELNPLTASKIVLTTVYLHNFIRRAESTRIHDREPQQGESNFTELRGITQRTTNQLLQIRLHLANGFANGTI; from the exons ATGTTTCTGTGCAAATATGTTAAG CTTCCGTCGACGCGTGAAGACTGGCTCAAGGTTTCGGATGAATTTTCATCCAAATGGAAGTTCCCTCATGCTATCGGAGCCATCGACGGAAAACATGTTCCTATTAAAGCGCCTGCCAATAGTGGTTCTGATTACTTCAACTACAAGCAGTTTTTTAGTGTCGTGCTGTTAGCAATTGTAGATGCAAACTGCAATTTTATGTATGCAGATGTGGGATGCAAAGGACGAATTTCAGACAGTGGGATTTTACGTACCTCACGTCTTTTCGGTTTGCTCGAAAGAAATGAATTAAACATCCCAGAAGCTGAAGTGCTACGAGATTCTTCTTCCCTTAGAATCCCGTATATGTTCCTGGGTGACAAAGCTTTTGCGTTTACAAACTATTGTATTCGCCCTTTCGGTGGCACGACGGCAAGTGGATCGGTGGAACGTGTGTTCAACGATCGTCATTCAAAGGCACGCCGAACTGTTGAAATGGCATTTGGTATTTTAAGTGCAAGGTTTCGCGTGCTTAGAAAACCAATGGAATTGAACCCGCTTACGGCCAGTAAAATAGTTCTGACCACCGTTTATTTGCACAATTTCATTCGCCGGGCAGAGTCGACCAGAATCCACGACAGAGAACCGCAACAAGGAGAGAGCAATTTCACGGAGTTACGCGGAATTACGCAACGCACAACAAATCAATTATTGCAAATCCGATTACATTTGGCTAATGGATTCGCCAACGgaacaatataa